In one Babylonia areolata isolate BAREFJ2019XMU chromosome 12, ASM4173473v1, whole genome shotgun sequence genomic region, the following are encoded:
- the LOC143288445 gene encoding uncharacterized protein LOC143288445 — MEGDASVSHLNSVGMSVQGQSSANKTIPVKVELFPNWTTTNPHDKRFTRRVFIYSAIVALHNVPPYGTEIHFAIFQDGRRLLNLTCCAKPSDTDEVYIGHQARLDFTQKKILPNANKRDLQLVGAIYSCWFPLSSRRMNGAHATLTSTSCPRDLSQYLPVHQPVQKPGGLAVCAKIAYGLRLDPNKLVEWFEMQRLLGVDRIQLFDLNNTDIVQKVFKHYQDSGLLDLLPYKLPGRPWGRFILKDGRDWTRYGDDKELPVWDCRLRLAGFKYVSTVDMDEFIFPRGFTSLKAFLRQQFDKQKIAAVLKFKPVFFLDHWGPVDPNASLMFLRYLNCTDPKNLVIKTAYLPERTHQAHTHDAYPYKPFTAEFVKPETAVVFHYRSCKKNWKFSCDGPRNTDRSMLKFADKLIPAVSKVRHKVGLHLHGLK; from the exons ATGGAGGGAGACGCCTCAGTGTCACACCTGAACAGTGTTGGGATGTCAGTACAGGGACAGTCCTCGGCGAATAAAACGATCCCAGTGAAG GTGGAGCTATTTCCTAACTGGACAACCACCAATCCCCATGATAAAAGATTCACTCGTCGTGTATTCATCTACTCTGCCATTGTAGCTCTGCACAACGTACCGCCTTATGGTACGGAGATTCATTTTGCCATCTTCCAAGATGGTAGACGGCTTCTGAATCTGACGTGCTGCGCAAAACCCTCTGACACGGACGAGGTCTACATTGGACATCAAGCCAGATTGGATTTCacccaaaaaaaaatcttgccaAATGCCAATAAACGTGATTTACAGCTTGTGGGGGCCATTTACAGCTGCTGGTTCCCCCTTTCTTCCCGGCGGATGAACGGTGCTCACGCGACGCTGACGTCAACTTCATGTCCAAGAGACCTGAGCCAGTATCTGCCTGTCCACCAACCTGTCCAAAAACCAGGCGGGTTGGCCGTTTGCGCCAAGATCGCTTACGGCCTGAGGTTAGATCCGAACAAGCTGGTGGAATGGTTTGAAATGCAGCGCCTTCTGGGAGTTGACCGAATTCAGCTGTTTGACCTGAACAACACGGACATTGTGCAGAAGGTCTTTAAGCATTATCAGGATTCAGGACTGCTGGATCTCCTGCCTTATAAATTACCAG GACGCCCATGGGGTCGCTTCATTCTAAAGGACGGCAGAGACTGGACGCGGTACGGTGACGACAAAGAACTACCCGTTTGGGACTGTCGCTTACGTCTGGCTGGCTTCAAGTACGTCTCCACCGTGGACATGGATGAGTTCATCTTCCCACGTGGCTTCACCAGTCTCAAAGCTTTCCTGAGG CAACAGTTTGACAAACAGAAAATCGCCGCCGTCCTGAAATTCAAGCCTGTGTTTTTTCTGGACCACTGGGGCCCTGTGGACCCTAACGCTTCTCTGATGTTCCTGCGGTATTTGAACTGTACAGACCCCAAGAATCTTGTGATCAAGACTGCCTATCTTCCTGAGCGAACGCACCAGGCTCACACACACGATGCTTATCCGTACAAACCATTTACAgc GGAGTTCGTGAAACCCGAGACAGCGGTCGTGTTCCATTATAGATCCTGCAAAAAGAACTGGAAGTTCAGCTGTGACGGGCCGCGGAACACCGACAGATCCATGCTGAAGTTTGCGGACAAGCTCATCCCTGCTGTCTCGAAAGTCCGACACAAAGTGGGACTGCATCTTCATGGGTTAAAGTAG